A single region of the Vagococcus teuberi genome encodes:
- a CDS encoding ABC transporter ATP-binding protein: MTKKEPSVLRFFWTYLKVYKVKFFVIIVAIIFSTYLQVKAPQFTGKAIEELAKYAGTYMSVGHADKSPFTSVIKLLVGLYVLNAISMFIQNILMSRVTGQSTNSMRIGLFKKLQTMTIRFFDTHQHGDILSRFTSDLDNISNTMNQALIQVLTNVSMLIGVTFMMFRENAQMTWITLGMAPFAIIFAVVIIKQAEKKVGIQQESVGRLNGYIDEKISGQKVIITNGLEDQTIEGFEKVNNEVKEATFKGQVYSGLLFPTMQGISLLNTAIVIFAGGWLVNSGSIEKAAGLGLIVTFIQYSQQFYMPLTQISSQFSMLQLAFTGAKRLNQVFIQPDEPNDSHLEALTGLHKNVTLSHVDFSYEKDRPILKDISIEAKKGQMVALVGPTGSGKTTVMNLLNRFYDVDSGSITIDGRDIRAVTLDSLRSHIGIVLQDSILFSGTIKENIKFGKPDASDEEVIFAAKQANIHEFIISLEDGYDTLVSDENSVFSVGQKQLISIARTIITNPDLLILDEATSNVDTVTESRIQKAMETVINGRTSFVIAHRLKTILDADFIVVLNQGEIIEVGTHDTLINKDGFYAELYHNQFVFE; encoded by the coding sequence TTGACTAAAAAAGAACCCAGTGTATTAAGATTCTTTTGGACCTATTTAAAAGTCTATAAAGTGAAGTTTTTTGTTATTATTGTCGCAATTATTTTCTCAACTTACCTACAAGTTAAGGCACCCCAATTTACTGGTAAAGCAATAGAAGAATTAGCGAAATATGCGGGCACTTATATGTCTGTAGGACACGCAGATAAATCACCGTTTACGAGTGTGATAAAATTATTAGTTGGTTTATATGTGTTAAATGCTATTTCAATGTTTATTCAAAATATATTAATGTCTCGTGTGACAGGCCAATCAACGAATAGTATGAGAATTGGTTTATTTAAGAAGTTACAAACAATGACGATTCGTTTTTTCGATACACATCAACATGGTGATATTTTGAGCCGTTTTACCAGTGATTTAGATAATATATCAAATACAATGAATCAAGCACTGATTCAAGTATTGACTAATGTGTCGATGTTAATTGGTGTGACGTTCATGATGTTTAGAGAAAATGCTCAGATGACATGGATTACACTTGGTATGGCACCATTTGCAATTATTTTTGCAGTTGTCATCATCAAACAGGCTGAAAAGAAAGTTGGCATTCAGCAAGAAAGTGTCGGACGTTTGAATGGTTATATTGATGAAAAAATATCAGGTCAGAAAGTGATTATTACAAATGGTTTAGAAGACCAAACAATCGAGGGATTTGAAAAGGTAAATAATGAAGTAAAAGAAGCAACATTTAAAGGACAAGTATACTCAGGTCTATTATTTCCAACCATGCAAGGTATTTCCTTGTTAAATACTGCCATCGTGATTTTCGCTGGTGGTTGGTTAGTCAATAGTGGAAGTATTGAAAAAGCAGCAGGATTAGGTTTAATTGTGACGTTTATTCAATATTCACAACAGTTTTATATGCCACTCACTCAAATTTCTTCTCAGTTTAGTATGTTACAGTTGGCATTTACAGGAGCTAAGAGGTTGAATCAAGTGTTCATTCAGCCGGATGAACCAAATGACAGTCACCTAGAAGCATTGACAGGCCTACATAAAAATGTGACGTTATCACATGTTGACTTTTCATACGAAAAAGATCGTCCAATTTTAAAAGATATTTCGATAGAAGCTAAGAAAGGACAAATGGTGGCATTAGTTGGTCCGACTGGTTCAGGTAAAACAACTGTCATGAACTTATTAAATCGTTTCTATGACGTGGATTCTGGTAGTATTACGATAGATGGCCGTGATATTCGTGCTGTGACATTAGATAGTTTACGTTCACATATTGGGATTGTTCTACAGGATTCCATTCTTTTTTCTGGCACAATTAAAGAGAATATCAAGTTTGGAAAACCAGATGCGTCAGATGAAGAAGTCATATTTGCTGCTAAACAAGCGAACATTCATGAATTCATTATATCACTTGAAGATGGTTACGATACCCTTGTTAGTGATGAAAATAGTGTCTTCAGTGTGGGACAGAAACAATTAATTAGTATTGCTCGTACAATTATCACGAATCCAGATTTATTAATATTAGATGAGGCGACAAGTAATGTTGATACCGTGACTGAAAGTCGGATTCAAAAAGCAATGGAAACTGTCATAAATGGTCGAACTAGTTTTGTCATTGCCCATAGGTTGAAGACAATACTAGATGCAGACTTTATTGTAGTATTGAATCAAGGTGAAATTATAGAAGTTGGTACGCATGATACTTTGATAAATAAAGATGGATTTTACGCGGAGTTGTATCATAATC
- a CDS encoding ABC transporter ATP-binding protein — MRILITKLKKNKSLVSLSLFMTVIMVASQLWQPKLLQKIMNSIMTENQSELKKVGIMLIVVALFGLVAGILNTIFSAKLSQEVASDIRSDGFKKVQEFSFENIETFSTSNLVIRLTNDITQIQNVVMMMFQSIFRIPIMFIGSFILAMMTLPKLWWIIILLVVLVVLTVMIVFSMMGKHFAKIQHYLEKSNGIAKENLAGMRVVKSFVQEKNQINKFSAVSEKLTSHTISVGNLFSIMIPTFMLISNLAIVMSIYFTANLAKTDIEAISAVVSFMNYLMQIMMSIIIGGMMLMMASRGMVSIKRLNDILETKPTLTYLPDNESEPIKNGDVSFHDVSFTYAGDDTPTLEDISFKVDNGMSVGIVGATGSGKSTLAQLMARMYDPTTGSIKVGGADLKHVSKEELRNAIAIVLQRAILFSGTIADNLRHGDEHADEKELYRASTIAQAYEFIERQMDGFESRVEERGSNFSGGQKQRLSISRGVIGHPKVLILDDSTSALDAKSEKLVKEALAKELSDTTVFIIAQKISSVVQADTILVLDEGHLVAQGTHQELLQTSEVYREIYDTQKSKEVEEID; from the coding sequence ATGAGGATTTTAATAACAAAATTAAAAAAAAATAAGTCTTTAGTCAGTTTATCTTTGTTTATGACGGTTATCATGGTTGCTTCTCAGTTGTGGCAACCAAAATTATTACAAAAAATTATGAATTCAATCATGACTGAAAATCAATCTGAGTTGAAAAAAGTAGGCATCATGTTAATTGTAGTGGCATTATTTGGTTTAGTTGCAGGAATATTAAATACAATTTTTTCTGCGAAATTATCTCAAGAAGTCGCCTCAGATATTAGGTCAGATGGGTTCAAAAAGGTACAAGAGTTTTCGTTTGAAAATATCGAAACATTTTCGACAAGCAATCTTGTTATCCGTTTGACAAACGATATTACTCAAATTCAAAATGTCGTCATGATGATGTTTCAAAGTATCTTTAGAATTCCCATTATGTTTATCGGGAGCTTTATTCTAGCGATGATGACTTTACCAAAGTTATGGTGGATTATTATTTTATTAGTTGTTTTAGTTGTTCTAACAGTGATGATTGTTTTTAGTATGATGGGAAAACATTTCGCCAAAATTCAACACTACCTAGAGAAAAGTAATGGAATAGCAAAAGAAAACTTAGCCGGAATGAGAGTGGTAAAATCATTCGTTCAAGAAAAAAATCAAATTAATAAATTTTCTGCTGTATCTGAAAAACTAACAAGTCATACGATTTCGGTGGGGAACTTATTTTCAATTATGATTCCAACATTCATGTTAATCTCGAACTTAGCGATTGTCATGTCTATCTATTTTACAGCTAATTTAGCTAAGACAGATATTGAGGCCATTAGTGCGGTTGTATCATTTATGAATTACTTAATGCAGATTATGATGAGTATTATTATTGGTGGCATGATGCTGATGATGGCTTCACGTGGGATGGTTTCGATTAAACGTTTAAATGATATTCTTGAAACAAAACCAACATTGACTTATTTACCGGATAATGAATCAGAACCAATTAAAAATGGCGATGTATCATTTCACGATGTTAGTTTTACTTATGCTGGTGATGATACGCCAACTTTAGAAGATATTTCGTTTAAAGTTGATAATGGTATGTCAGTTGGGATAGTCGGAGCAACAGGGTCAGGTAAATCAACACTAGCGCAATTGATGGCCCGTATGTATGACCCAACTACTGGCTCAATAAAGGTTGGTGGTGCTGACCTAAAACATGTGAGCAAAGAAGAATTAAGAAACGCGATTGCGATTGTTTTACAGCGAGCAATTTTATTCTCTGGAACCATTGCAGACAATCTTCGCCATGGAGATGAGCATGCTGATGAAAAAGAATTGTATCGTGCGTCAACTATTGCACAAGCGTATGAATTTATCGAGCGTCAAATGGATGGGTTTGAAAGCCGAGTAGAAGAACGAGGATCAAACTTTTCAGGTGGTCAAAAACAACGGTTATCCATTTCACGTGGGGTGATTGGTCATCCGAAAGTATTGATTTTAGATGATAGTACAAGTGCATTAGATGCTAAAAGTGAAAAATTAGTCAAAGAAGCTTTAGCCAAAGAATTATCTGATACCACTGTATTCATCATTGCACAAAAGATTTCTTCTGTGGTTCAGGCAGATACTATCTTAGTGCTTGATGAAGGTCATTTAGTTGCACAAGGAACACATCAAGAACTTTTACAAACAAGTGAGGTCTATAGAGAAATCTATGACACACAAAAATCAAAGGAGGTTGAGGAAATTGACTAA
- the guaC gene encoding GMP reductase, with amino-acid sequence MKIFDYEDVQLVPNKCIVSSRSECDTTVTLGGRSFKMPVVPANMQTIIDEPIAEYLASNGYFYIMHRFNEQARKQFITDMHDKGLFASISVGVKPTEYDFVNELKAENLIPEYVTIDIAHGHSDSVINMIKHLKKQLPETFVIAGNVGTPEAVRELENAGADATKVGIGPGKVCITKLKTGFGTGGWQLAALRRCSKAARKPLIADGGIRTHGDIAKSIRFGATMVMIGSLFAGHEESPGEMKEEDGVLYKEYFGSASEFQKGEHKNVEGKKIWTPFKGKLEDTLNEMQQDLQSSISYAGGKDVEAIRKVDYVIVKNSIFNGDIF; translated from the coding sequence ATGAAGATTTTTGATTATGAAGACGTTCAATTAGTACCAAACAAATGTATTGTATCTAGTCGTTCGGAATGCGATACAACAGTGACATTGGGTGGCAGATCATTTAAGATGCCTGTTGTACCAGCTAATATGCAGACGATTATAGATGAACCAATTGCTGAATATCTAGCATCAAATGGATACTTCTATATCATGCATCGTTTTAATGAACAAGCTAGAAAACAATTTATTACAGATATGCATGACAAAGGATTATTTGCTTCAATCAGTGTAGGTGTTAAGCCAACAGAATATGATTTTGTTAATGAACTAAAAGCTGAAAATTTAATCCCTGAATATGTTACCATTGACATTGCACATGGTCATTCTGATTCAGTGATTAATATGATTAAACATTTAAAGAAACAATTACCAGAAACATTTGTCATTGCTGGAAATGTTGGAACGCCTGAAGCAGTGAGGGAATTAGAAAATGCTGGAGCTGACGCAACAAAAGTTGGGATTGGGCCTGGTAAAGTATGTATCACGAAACTTAAAACAGGATTTGGTACTGGCGGTTGGCAACTTGCAGCACTTAGAAGATGTAGTAAAGCAGCAAGAAAACCCTTGATTGCTGATGGCGGTATCAGAACACATGGAGATATTGCAAAATCAATTCGTTTTGGTGCGACGATGGTCATGATTGGCTCATTGTTCGCTGGACACGAAGAATCTCCTGGTGAAATGAAAGAAGAAGATGGCGTATTGTACAAAGAGTATTTTGGTAGTGCTTCTGAATTTCAAAAAGGTGAACATAAAAACGTTGAAGGTAAAAAAATATGGACACCATTTAAAGGGAAACTAGAAGATACACTAAATGAAATGCAACAAGATTTACAATCCTCTATCTCTTACGCGGGCGGTAAAGATGTTGAAGCCATTCGTAAAGTTGATTATGTGATTGTTAAAAATTCCATTTTTAATGGTGATATTTTCTAA
- a CDS encoding ABC transporter permease — MTATQIFKMELFKYTKDRTYIITTGILAIINILLTVYFMNVFDNINQVNRLENDYLFGLMIILLVFTIFANMIFMFVYPFHLVSMDYKNNVMSMLVSSGVNRTQLFFAKLGAIFLWNIILTLILVFIPSALILFRFQQIVDIQTILSGISAGFNTVGFSFLGVIASSFISYINSLVIIATATIMLKGSNLTIFLFMGLSMLQGVITNTLSIIPTSLGFSMTGILIMNNLIVVVITLIFVLISLHFMKTQNL; from the coding sequence ATGACAGCAACTCAGATTTTTAAGATGGAACTATTTAAATATACAAAGGACAGAACGTATATTATCACAACGGGTATATTAGCCATTATCAACATTCTTCTAACAGTATATTTTATGAATGTTTTTGATAATATAAACCAGGTCAATAGACTTGAAAATGATTATTTATTTGGATTAATGATTATCCTCTTAGTTTTTACTATTTTTGCTAATATGATTTTTATGTTTGTTTATCCATTTCATTTAGTTTCAATGGATTATAAAAACAATGTCATGAGTATGTTGGTTTCTTCGGGAGTAAATAGAACACAACTTTTTTTCGCTAAACTAGGTGCGATATTTTTATGGAATATTATATTAACGCTAATACTTGTATTCATTCCATCAGCACTTATTTTGTTCAGGTTCCAGCAAATAGTTGATATCCAAACCATTTTATCAGGAATCTCAGCAGGATTTAATACCGTTGGTTTTTCATTTTTAGGAGTGATTGCCTCTAGTTTTATTTCATACATAAACAGTCTTGTGATAATTGCAACAGCTACTATTATGCTAAAAGGAAGTAATTTAACCATCTTCTTATTTATGGGATTATCTATGCTACAAGGAGTTATTACAAATACGTTATCTATTATTCCTACATCATTAGGATTTTCGATGACAGGGATTTTAATTATGAATAATTTGATTGTTGTAGTAATTACTTTAATTTTCGTTTTAATTTCATTACACTTTATGAAAACACAAAATCTTTAA
- a CDS encoding ATP-binding cassette domain-containing protein translates to MDIKITKLEKKYGSLQVLSIDDLIFERGKSYGVIGPNGAGKTTLFKCMTNIITDYQGDVKINNVSVRDDNSILFNLGIVLDGASVYKERTGWFNIEYFSGLRGEFDVNKAEALARELNISEFLGRKVKTYSYGTIKKLILLIALLHDPKILILDEPFRGLDAETVDWFKFYLKKMTSEGMTLIISSHVKSDIETLCEEVVILKNGEKVQQLSLAEMEDKKIRDIDTSNQEAFLVILEDMNYYSKVLSNGCVRLDIEDVRWSEVKERLNEQDIEILEMKKVTLLDNHLNGGNN, encoded by the coding sequence ATGGATATAAAAATAACAAAGTTAGAAAAAAAATATGGCTCATTACAAGTACTATCAATTGATGATTTAATCTTTGAAAGGGGAAAATCATATGGAGTGATTGGCCCAAATGGTGCAGGTAAAACTACTCTTTTTAAATGTATGACTAATATCATTACTGACTATCAAGGTGATGTTAAAATTAATAACGTGTCAGTTCGCGACGATAATAGCATTCTATTTAATCTAGGGATTGTGTTAGATGGAGCTTCTGTTTATAAAGAAAGAACAGGTTGGTTTAATATTGAGTATTTCTCTGGATTAAGAGGAGAATTTGATGTAAACAAAGCAGAAGCTCTTGCAAGAGAATTAAATATTTCAGAATTTTTAGGTAGAAAAGTAAAAACTTATTCCTACGGTACAATAAAAAAACTAATTTTATTAATCGCCTTATTACATGATCCTAAAATATTAATTCTCGATGAGCCATTTCGTGGGTTAGATGCTGAGACAGTAGATTGGTTTAAGTTTTATCTTAAAAAAATGACTTCAGAAGGAATGACGTTAATCATTTCATCTCACGTAAAAAGCGATATTGAAACATTATGCGAGGAAGTTGTGATCTTGAAAAATGGTGAAAAAGTGCAACAACTATCATTAGCTGAAATGGAAGATAAAAAAATTCGAGACATCGATACATCAAATCAAGAGGCTTTCTTGGTGATTTTAGAAGACATGAACTATTACTCCAAAGTATTATCAAACGGCTGTGTAAGACTAGATATTGAAGATGTGAGATGGTCTGAAGTAAAAGAGAGACTAAATGAGCAAGACATCGAGATATTAGAAATGAAAAAAGTCACACTCTTAGATAATCATTTGAATGGAGGCAACAACTAA
- a CDS encoding aldo/keto reductase — protein sequence MKLLQIGTSNIMASQLALGCMRMAGLSKERAKEVIETSLESGINFFDHADIYGDGESEAIFSKAIKEIDVKREDIFIQSKCGIRKSFYDFSKEHIIQSAEGSLTRLGTDYLDVLALHRPDALMEPEEVSEAFYQLKKAGKVRYFGVSNFAPTTVELLQQSMSDKLIVNQLQFGLQHAGMVSSQMNVNMENELGINRDGAVLDYMRLKKMTVQAWSPYQFGYFDGVFIDHPNFKELNECLNNFAESYGVTSTGIATAWISRHPANIQTIIGSMNPSRIRDITQASDIRLTRKEWYELYQASGFTLL from the coding sequence ATGAAGTTATTACAAATTGGGACGTCTAATATCATGGCGTCACAACTTGCACTTGGGTGTATGAGAATGGCTGGTTTATCAAAAGAAAGAGCAAAAGAAGTAATAGAAACGTCTTTGGAATCAGGAATTAACTTTTTTGATCATGCTGATATTTATGGAGATGGAGAGTCGGAAGCGATTTTCTCTAAGGCAATAAAAGAAATAGATGTTAAACGTGAAGATATTTTTATTCAATCAAAGTGTGGGATTAGAAAAAGTTTCTATGATTTTTCTAAAGAGCATATTATTCAATCTGCTGAAGGCAGTTTAACCCGTTTAGGAACAGATTACCTTGATGTATTAGCGTTACATCGTCCTGATGCTTTAATGGAACCTGAAGAGGTGTCAGAGGCTTTCTACCAATTAAAAAAAGCTGGTAAAGTTCGATATTTTGGTGTCAGTAATTTTGCACCAACCACAGTTGAATTATTGCAACAATCAATGTCAGATAAACTAATTGTTAATCAATTACAGTTTGGATTACAACATGCTGGCATGGTATCTAGTCAAATGAATGTAAATATGGAAAATGAATTGGGAATCAATCGAGATGGAGCAGTTTTAGACTATATGAGGTTAAAGAAAATGACTGTACAGGCATGGTCTCCTTATCAATTTGGTTATTTTGATGGAGTATTCATAGATCATCCTAACTTTAAAGAGTTAAATGAATGTTTAAATAACTTTGCAGAATCTTATGGAGTTACATCAACAGGAATTGCGACAGCTTGGATTAGTCGACATCCGGCTAATATTCAAACAATTATTGGCAGTATGAATCCAAGTAGAATTAGAGATATCACTCAAGCAAGTGATATCAGGTTAACAAGAAAAGAATGGTATGAATTATATCAAGCTTCAGGCTTTACATTATTATAA
- a CDS encoding GntR family transcriptional regulator — translation MKKGKTQKRVYDYIKQQIETDTWLNGYHIIEQDLANSLSVSRTPIRGAIAQLIQEKYLKKETNRGVIVSKNKISNKEFVERTQLIELLCSHYLFQLQIKEYMVDREAFLSLVEINKNKQLNKEEFYDKFWQCFLVPLSNDLMKKTIMTQVSAIKLVKFPNASIDFLYEETEQLGQKVSLLLLDRKFELARKELRVYINRLNLELIDQQI, via the coding sequence GTGAAAAAAGGTAAAACACAAAAGAGAGTTTATGATTATATCAAACAGCAAATTGAGACAGATACATGGTTAAATGGCTATCATATTATTGAACAAGATTTGGCAAATAGTTTATCTGTTAGTCGCACACCGATTAGAGGAGCGATTGCACAGCTAATTCAGGAAAAATATTTAAAAAAAGAAACAAATAGAGGCGTCATTGTTAGTAAAAATAAAATTAGTAACAAAGAGTTTGTTGAAAGAACACAACTAATTGAACTTCTTTGTTCACACTATTTATTCCAGCTTCAAATTAAAGAATACATGGTTGATAGAGAAGCATTTCTATCATTAGTCGAGATAAATAAAAACAAACAATTAAATAAAGAAGAGTTTTATGACAAGTTTTGGCAATGTTTTTTAGTGCCATTGAGTAATGACTTAATGAAAAAAACTATCATGACGCAAGTTTCAGCCATAAAGCTTGTAAAATTTCCTAATGCGTCGATTGATTTTTTATATGAAGAAACCGAACAGTTGGGTCAGAAAGTATCTCTATTGTTGCTGGATAGGAAATTTGAATTAGCTAGAAAAGAGCTGCGTGTTTACATTAATCGTTTAAATCTAGAGCTAATTGATCAACAAATATAA
- a CDS encoding ATP-grasp domain-containing protein: protein MLKVVKDLSEKILPGSTIGIIGGGVVSYQLVVSAKKMGYKVVVLSESKNCIAGKAADMHYISDINDAVYLLKLSEISDVVTVVTEKLDKETYRYLAEKTLFAQNMYSHSIIKNRYLQKQFLDAHSINITPYESAVVVSDIYDAAERIGYPCIIKQENRRHYNEDSSLVIHSAYEINKAVPLIQQGLCIVESYIEVESEWEVTLCVNDEGYYTIFPFMRMEKTNVNDLFYIQSFDEWDDLKKESTTQMELITKVIASELGVSGTVKVTFFLTKEGNLYVNNISIFPKEYDILTMTSCNLSIFDMHIKSICNFMIPPVTQLSPTYLLPIGEEKKEDIANLMDKKNKWQFYIYEGFRYENIYAFAQVYPTNLQESLQEIKYTGLISDSVNVQDGQSEKR, encoded by the coding sequence ATGTTGAAGGTAGTGAAGGATTTGTCGGAAAAAATTTTACCTGGTAGTACAATAGGTATAATTGGCGGAGGAGTTGTATCCTATCAATTAGTAGTGTCCGCAAAAAAAATGGGATATAAAGTAGTTGTACTGTCCGAATCAAAAAATTGTATAGCCGGAAAAGCTGCCGACATGCATTATATAAGTGATATAAATGATGCAGTTTATTTACTCAAATTATCAGAAATATCAGATGTTGTCACTGTTGTCACTGAAAAATTAGATAAAGAAACATATAGATATTTAGCAGAAAAAACATTATTTGCCCAAAATATGTATTCGCATTCTATTATAAAAAATCGTTATCTACAGAAACAGTTTTTAGATGCTCATTCGATTAATATTACACCATATGAATCGGCTGTTGTGGTATCAGATATTTATGATGCGGCTGAAAGAATTGGGTACCCATGTATTATAAAGCAAGAGAACCGTCGTCATTACAATGAGGACAGTAGTTTAGTTATTCATAGTGCTTATGAGATAAATAAGGCAGTTCCTTTAATTCAACAAGGGCTCTGTATAGTTGAGTCATACATAGAAGTTGAGAGCGAATGGGAAGTGACTTTGTGTGTTAATGACGAAGGATATTATACTATCTTCCCATTTATGAGAATGGAAAAGACAAATGTCAATGATCTGTTTTATATTCAATCATTTGATGAATGGGATGATTTGAAAAAAGAAAGTACAACTCAAATGGAACTAATTACTAAAGTCATTGCTTCAGAGTTAGGTGTTTCAGGTACAGTAAAAGTGACTTTTTTTTTAACAAAAGAAGGGAACCTTTATGTCAATAATATTTCTATTTTTCCAAAAGAATACGATATCTTAACGATGACATCTTGTAATTTATCAATTTTTGATATGCATATTAAAAGCATTTGTAATTTTATGATTCCACCAGTGACGCAATTATCGCCTACATATCTTTTACCAATCGGTGAAGAAAAAAAAGAGGATATTGCTAATCTAATGGATAAAAAGAATAAATGGCAGTTTTATATTTATGAAGGATTTCGATACGAAAATATTTATGCTTTTGCACAAGTATATCCAACTAATTTACAAGAAAGTTTACAAGAAATAAAATATACAGGGTTAATTAGTGATTCTGTAAATGTTCAGGATGGTCAGAGTGAAAAAAGGTAA
- a CDS encoding xanthine phosphoribosyltransferase yields the protein MDALKQMILKQGKVLDENILKVDSFLTHQIDPKLMDKIGRHVANTYKNKGVTKIVTIESSGIAPAAFIGLHMDLPVVFARKQKSLTMNSELLMSEVYSFTKQVTNTIAISNKYLQEGDNVLVVDDFLANGQAALGLIELCKQAGASIEAISIVIEKSFQEGRKLLEDKGYKVDSLARVGSLKNNQIQFID from the coding sequence TTGGACGCATTGAAGCAAATGATTCTTAAACAAGGTAAAGTATTGGATGAAAATATTTTGAAAGTTGATAGTTTTTTAACTCATCAAATCGATCCAAAATTAATGGATAAAATAGGTAGACATGTGGCAAATACATACAAAAATAAGGGAGTTACAAAGATTGTCACAATTGAATCGTCAGGTATAGCGCCTGCCGCATTTATTGGATTACATATGGATTTACCTGTTGTGTTTGCAAGAAAACAAAAAAGTTTAACTATGAATAGTGAACTATTGATGTCTGAAGTCTACTCTTTCACAAAACAGGTTACAAATACAATTGCTATCTCTAATAAATATCTGCAAGAGGGCGACAATGTACTTGTAGTAGATGATTTTCTTGCTAATGGTCAAGCTGCTTTAGGCTTGATTGAATTATGTAAACAAGCCGGTGCATCGATAGAAGCGATTTCAATTGTAATAGAAAAATCTTTTCAAGAAGGTAGAAAACTACTGGAAGATAAAGGTTATAAGGTAGATTCATTGGCTCGTGTTGGCTCACTAAAAAACAATCAGATACAGTTTATAGATTAA